Below is a window of Acidimicrobiia bacterium DNA.
TCGAGATCGTCGACCCGGACCACACCGAACTGGTCGAACACCGCCTGATGCACCGCGTCGGAGCCGGTGAGATGCCCGGTGTGCGCCTGCGCCATCGCGCGGCCTTCCTTGGTGCGCCCGATCTTGATCGCGACGATGGGTACGCGTCGCTGTGCGGCTTTGTCGGCGGCGAGCATGAGCGCGCGCCCGTCGCGGAAGCCCTCCGCGTACGTCGCGATCGCACCAACGTTCTCGACGTCGACGTAGTGGCCGACGAAGTCCGCCCACTCGAGGTCGGCCTCGTTGCCGATGGTCGCCCACGACTCGATGCCGATGCCGAGTACCTGGCCCTGCGCGATCGGCCGCCCCTGGTAGCCCGACTGCGTGATGATTACGAGCTTCTTGCCGGGGAAACCCTGCGGCCACGGCTCGAAGATGTTGAGGTTGGTGTTCGGGCCGATCACCCGCATCGGCCCGCTCGCGAGTGCGGCGAGGCGCGCCTCCGCTTCGGTGCCCTCGGCCGTGCCCACCTCGCCGAAGCCGGCCGAGAACACCACCGTGAACGCAACCCCCTTCTGCAAGCACTCCTCGACCGCGGGCAGCGCATCGCGCACGAGCACGATCGCGACGTCCACGTCGCCGGGCACGTCGGCGATGCTCGGATAGGCCTTCGTGCCGAGGACGTCTGGCTTCGTCGGGTGCACCGGAACGACGTCGGCGCCGCGCGCTCCCAGCCGATCGCGCGTTTGGGTGAACTGCGCACGTTGCTGCGTGCCCTCGGTGTCGGTTGCACCGATCACCACGACGCGCTTCGGCGCGAACAGCAGCGTCCACTCGATCGGCCGCAGCTCGAGCGCGCGGCCGCTCACGTCGACCGGCATGTCTACTGGCACACGAGGCCCATTGGCACTAGAACCCGCGGAAGTTCGGTGGGCGCCGTTCCACGAAACTGGCGACCCCCTCCCCGGAGTCGCTCGTGTTCGCCATGATGTCGACGATCCAGGCTTCGTCACCCGCGAGCGAGTGCCGGTCGACGTCGAGTGACCGGTTCAACAACCACTTGTTCACCATGTGCGCCTTCGTCGGCCCGGAGGCCAGCTGGTTCGCAAGCGCGTCGACCGTCTTCTCGAGCTCGGCGGCCGGAACGACGCGCGTCGCGAGCCCGATCTCGAGCGCGCGCTGCGCCGAGACATCCTCGGCCAGCAACACCAGTTCCTTCGCACGCTGGAGGCCGATCAGCCGGGGGAGGAGCCACGCGCCGAGCCCGTCGATCGCGAGCCCTCGGCGGGCGAAGACCTCGACGAACTTCGCGTCTTCGGACGCGACGACGAGATCGCACGCGAACGCGATGTGACATCCGATTCCCGCCGCGGTGCCCTGAACGGCCGCGATCACCGGTTTCTCGCAGTCGAGAATCGAATTCACCGTCGCGATCGCGCCGCGCAGCATCATCCGCCGCGTATCGCCGACGACCCGCTCCGGTTGCCCTTCGGGGCGTTCTTCCTCGGGACCACGCTGGCCGCGCAGATCGGCGCCCGTGCAGAAGAACCGCCCGGTCGCGCCGATCACCACGCAGCGGATCGTGTGGTCTTCGTTCGCCCGTTCGATCCACTTCGCGAGCTGGACCCGCTGGGCCTGCGTGATCGCGTTGCCCATCTCGGGGCGATTCAGCGTGATCCGCAGTACGCCCTTGTCGACGGCGAACAGGATCTCTTCGTTGTCACTCATGGGGCTAGGGTACCGATCACCATGAGTGTCCAGCTGAACCACCTGATCATGCCGAGCAAGGACCGCGTGGCGTCGGCGGAGTTCATCTCGGGTGTGCTCGGTCTGAAACCGCCCACCGCGTTCGCGCACTTCATGTGTGTCGAGGTCGGCAACGGCGTCACGCTCGACTACGACGACCGCGACAACTTCGTGCCCGGCCACTTCGCGTTCCTCGTCAGCGACGACGAGTTCGACGAGATCTTCGCGAGAGTCACCGACTGGGGGATCACGTACTGGGCCGATCCCGCCCACAAGAAGGAAGGCGAGATCAACACCTATCCCGGTCGCGGGTTCTACTTCCTCGATCCCGACGGCAACAACATGGAAGTGCTCACCAAGCCCTTCGTGCCCTGATGGCAGCGACCACCTTCGTCGAGGAAGACGTGATCCTCGAGCGGAGCGTCGCGATCCCGATGCGCGACGGCGTCCTGCTCTACGCCGACGTGTGGCGCCCGGCCGCCGACCAGACGATGCCCGTGCTCGTCTCCCGCACGCCGTATGGGCGCGACATGCTGCAGATGGGTCTCCTGGGCGCGCCGCCGTCGGACCTCGTGCGGGCCGGGTACGCGGTCGTGTACCAGGACAGCCGCGGTCGTTTCGAGTCCGAAGGGGAGTGGGCCCCGATCGGGGTCGAGGTCGACGACGGGTACGACACGGTGGAATGGGCGGCCGCGCAACCCTGGTCGAATGGCCGCGTCGGCATGTTCGGTGCGTCCTACATGGGGTACACCCAATGGCTTGCCGCCATCGCGCGCCCACCACACCTCGTCGCGATCGCGCCCGAAGTCGCGAGCGCGGAGTACTGGGGAACGTGGTTCGGTACGGGAGGCGCGTTGCGGCTCGCACATCGCGTCGCTTGGGCGGCCGCGGTCGGCGCCTCGCACGCGCGCCGGATCGGCGCACCCGAACCCGAGCTCGAGGAGTTGCTCGATGTCCAGGCGCGCATCGTTGCGGTGCTCGCGGGTGGAGAGGTGCTCGCCGAGCGCAATCGCCGGATGGCCGAGATGGTCGAGCCGCTCTTCCGGTACCGCCCGCTCCGCGAGAACCCTCTGCTTGCCAAGATCGCGCCCTGGATGGCCGGCAGCCTGGCGCGCGAACGTCGAGACGATCCGTACTTCGTGGAGCTCGACCACAGGTCGCACTACCGCAAGCTCGACCTGCCCGCGTTCCACGTCGGTGGTTGGTACGACATCAACGTCAACGGGACCATCGCGAACTTCGTCGGGATGCGAGCACACGCGGCAACCGACGAAGCGAGACGCGCGCAGCGCTTGATCATCGGTCCTTGGCCGCACTGGACCCCGCAGATCTCCGTCGTCGGCGATATCGACTTCGGGCCGAATGCCGTCCTCGACCTGGAACCCCTCCGGCGCGAGTGGTTCGGCCACTGGTTGCAGGATCGGCCTGCGCCGATGCTCGATGCCGCGCCGATTCGCATCTTCGTGATGGGCGAGAACATCTGGCGCGACGAGTGGGAATGGCCACTCGCGCGGACCGAGTGGTCCTCGTGGTATCTCCACAGCGGCGGCAACGCGAACACGAGCGACGGCGACGGTCTGCTCGACCAGCAGCCGCCGAGCGAGGAATCGGTCGACACCTTCGTGTACGACCCGCGCGACCCCGTTCCGACACGGGGCGGCAGGCTGCTCGGCGTCGGCGGTGCGGTCGCGGGCGCGTTCGACCAGCGCGACGTCGAGACCCGTGACGACGTGCTCGTGTACACCTCGGAGCCCCTCTCCCGTCCCACCGAGATCACGGGTCCCGTCACCGTGGAGCTGTGGGCCTCCACTTCCGCACCCGACACCGACTTCACCGCCAAACTCGTGGAGGTACACGCCGACGGTCGCGCCATCAACCTGTGCGACGGCATCGTGCGCGCGCGTGCGTTCGCGCCCACGCCGCTGGCGCCCGGCGCGGCGTATCGCTTCACGATCGAGCTGTGGGAGATCAGCGCGCTCGTTGCCGCGGGCAACCGCCTCCGGCTCGAGATCTCGTCGAGCAACTACCCGCACTTCGAGCCCAACTCCAACTGCGGGAAGCCCGTCGGTACGGATACCGATGCCGACATCCAGCCGGCGAGCCAAACCGTCTTCCACGACACCATCCACGCGAGCCGCCTGATCCTTCCCGTGATCCCGGCCCCTGACCCGATCACTGAATAGGCCGACCTCTGAACCAAGGAGATACACATGCCGATCAATCCTGATGCCGCCAGCGCCGAGCCCGGCCCGCCCACCGAGCGGTCCTGGAACTCGAAGGACGCGCTGCTCTACGCCGTCGGCGTGGGTGCGGGAAGCATCGACCCCACGGGGTTCGAGCTCGAGTTCACCACCGAGAACTCCAAGGACATCCAGCAGCGGGTGCTGCCGACATTCGCGGTGATCGTCGGCATGGGCGGCAGCGGGATGGCGAACATCGGCACGTTCAACATGGCGATGCTCGTGCACGGCGAGCAGGCCATCGAGTTGCACCGCGAGGTCCCGGTCGACGGCAAGGTCAGCACGACCGGCAAGATCATCGGGGTGTACGACAAGGGCTCGGCGGCGGTCATCGTCAACGAGTCCACGTCGGTCGACGCGGCAACCGGTGAGCCCCTCTTCACCACGCGCAACTCGATGTTCATCCGCGGGGAGGGCGGCTTCGGCGGCGAGCGCGGTCCATCGGGTCCGCGCAACGTCCCGCCGGAACGCGAGCCCGATCACACGGTCACCTACCAGACCCGGCCCGATCAGACGCTCACCTACCGACTTTCGGGTGACCGCAACCCGCTCCACTCGGATCCTGAGTTCGCCA
It encodes the following:
- a CDS encoding enoyl-CoA hydratase-related protein, with translation MSDNEEILFAVDKGVLRITLNRPEMGNAITQAQRVQLAKWIERANEDHTIRCVVIGATGRFFCTGADLRGQRGPEEERPEGQPERVVGDTRRMMLRGAIATVNSILDCEKPVIAAVQGTAAGIGCHIAFACDLVVASEDAKFVEVFARRGLAIDGLGAWLLPRLIGLQRAKELVLLAEDVSAQRALEIGLATRVVPAAELEKTVDALANQLASGPTKAHMVNKWLLNRSLDVDRHSLAGDEAWIVDIMANTSDSGEGVASFVERRPPNFRGF
- a CDS encoding VOC family protein, which gives rise to MSVQLNHLIMPSKDRVASAEFISGVLGLKPPTAFAHFMCVEVGNGVTLDYDDRDNFVPGHFAFLVSDDEFDEIFARVTDWGITYWADPAHKKEGEINTYPGRGFYFLDPDGNNMEVLTKPFVP
- a CDS encoding CocE/NonD family hydrolase, with translation MAATTFVEEDVILERSVAIPMRDGVLLYADVWRPAADQTMPVLVSRTPYGRDMLQMGLLGAPPSDLVRAGYAVVYQDSRGRFESEGEWAPIGVEVDDGYDTVEWAAAQPWSNGRVGMFGASYMGYTQWLAAIARPPHLVAIAPEVASAEYWGTWFGTGGALRLAHRVAWAAAVGASHARRIGAPEPELEELLDVQARIVAVLAGGEVLAERNRRMAEMVEPLFRYRPLRENPLLAKIAPWMAGSLARERRDDPYFVELDHRSHYRKLDLPAFHVGGWYDINVNGTIANFVGMRAHAATDEARRAQRLIIGPWPHWTPQISVVGDIDFGPNAVLDLEPLRREWFGHWLQDRPAPMLDAAPIRIFVMGENIWRDEWEWPLARTEWSSWYLHSGGNANTSDGDGLLDQQPPSEESVDTFVYDPRDPVPTRGGRLLGVGGAVAGAFDQRDVETRDDVLVYTSEPLSRPTEITGPVTVELWASTSAPDTDFTAKLVEVHADGRAINLCDGIVRARAFAPTPLAPGAAYRFTIELWEISALVAAGNRLRLEISSSNYPHFEPNSNCGKPVGTDTDADIQPASQTVFHDTIHASRLILPVIPAPDPITE
- a CDS encoding MaoC/PaaZ C-terminal domain-containing protein, with translation MPINPDAASAEPGPPTERSWNSKDALLYAVGVGAGSIDPTGFELEFTTENSKDIQQRVLPTFAVIVGMGGSGMANIGTFNMAMLVHGEQAIELHREVPVDGKVSTTGKIIGVYDKGSAAVIVNESTSVDAATGEPLFTTRNSMFIRGEGGFGGERGPSGPRNVPPEREPDHTVTYQTRPDQTLTYRLSGDRNPLHSDPEFAKMGGFDRPILHGLCTYGFTGRALLHTLCDSDPARFKSMEARFSKPVYPGDALTVKMWIDGGEALFRTEVQNGDVVIDQGRCTFLA